A genomic segment from Chitinophaga flava encodes:
- the lysA gene encoding diaminopimelate decarboxylase has translation MPKQSDVLATDFLVKIADEFGTPVYIYHAEKIKTQYEKLQNAFQKANTRFFYACKALTNINILKYINSLGCGLDTVSIQEVQLGLKAGFEAKNIIFTPNCVDLQEIIAAKDLGVIINIDNLSILEQFGNKFGGSYPISIRLNPHIMAGGNFKISTGHIDSKFGISIHQLRHIERIVKSTKLKVTGLHMHTGSEIKDVDVFLRGVEIMFEMAQHFPDIESIDLGSGFKVAYQQGDPETDIDLLGKKLSDAFNNFSKNYEKPLQLWFEPGKFLVSQSGYFVVKANVIKQTTANVFVGVNSGFNHLIRPMFYDAFHLIRNISNPKGTERIYTVVGNICETDTFGWDRKINEVREGDYLVFYNAGAYGFEMSSNFNSRLKPAEVMVKDGKPFLIRKRDTLEDLLKNQIELI, from the coding sequence ATGCCTAAACAAAGCGACGTACTTGCTACCGACTTCCTCGTGAAAATAGCGGACGAATTTGGTACCCCGGTATATATATACCACGCAGAAAAGATTAAAACCCAGTATGAAAAGCTCCAGAATGCCTTCCAGAAGGCCAACACCCGCTTTTTTTACGCCTGTAAGGCATTGACCAACATCAACATCCTGAAGTACATCAACTCCCTTGGTTGCGGACTGGACACCGTATCCATCCAGGAAGTACAGCTGGGCCTCAAAGCAGGTTTTGAAGCTAAAAATATCATCTTTACACCCAACTGTGTAGATCTGCAGGAAATCATTGCTGCCAAAGACCTTGGTGTGATTATCAACATCGATAACCTCTCCATCCTGGAACAATTCGGCAACAAGTTTGGCGGTAGCTATCCCATCAGCATCCGGCTCAATCCGCATATCATGGCGGGAGGCAACTTCAAGATCTCTACCGGACATATCGACAGCAAATTTGGTATCTCCATTCACCAGCTGCGTCATATCGAACGCATCGTGAAATCCACCAAATTGAAAGTAACCGGCCTGCACATGCATACCGGCTCCGAAATCAAAGACGTGGACGTTTTCCTCCGTGGCGTGGAAATCATGTTCGAAATGGCACAGCACTTCCCTGATATCGAGTCTATTGACCTCGGCAGCGGATTTAAAGTAGCTTACCAGCAGGGCGATCCTGAAACAGATATCGACCTCCTCGGTAAAAAACTGAGCGATGCTTTCAACAACTTCTCTAAAAACTACGAAAAACCACTCCAGCTCTGGTTTGAACCAGGAAAATTCCTGGTAAGCCAGTCCGGTTACTTTGTAGTAAAGGCCAACGTTATCAAACAAACCACCGCCAACGTTTTTGTAGGTGTCAACTCCGGCTTCAACCACCTGATCAGGCCCATGTTCTACGACGCATTCCACCTGATCCGCAATATCTCAAACCCTAAAGGAACTGAACGCATCTATACCGTTGTAGGTAATATCTGCGAAACAGATACCTTCGGATGGGACCGCAAAATCAATGAAGTGCGGGAAGGCGACTACCTCGTTTTCTATAACGCCGGCGCCTATGGTTTTGAAATGTCTTCCAACTTCAACTCCCGCCTTAAACCGGCCGAAGTAATGGTGAAAGACGGCAAACCGTTCCTGATCCGTAAACGCGATACACTCGAAGACCTGCTTAAAAACCAGATCGAACTCATTTAG
- a CDS encoding RNA-binding S4 domain-containing protein: MSTTEKIRVDKYLWAIRVFKTRSQASEACDGGKVKMNGNNVKAAKPVSLGDNFEIRTEGRKWIIQVTGLLSNRVAYSEAIKYYADNTPEEDKSAPKAIAAVFHTGKRQSKIGRPTKKDRRNIEGFLGEADED, encoded by the coding sequence ATGAGTACCACTGAAAAAATACGGGTAGACAAATATCTCTGGGCTATCCGGGTTTTCAAAACCCGCAGCCAGGCATCAGAAGCCTGCGACGGCGGTAAAGTAAAAATGAACGGCAACAATGTAAAAGCCGCCAAACCCGTCAGCCTCGGCGACAACTTCGAAATCAGAACCGAAGGCCGTAAATGGATCATCCAGGTAACCGGACTCCTGTCTAACAGGGTTGCCTACAGCGAAGCCATCAAATACTACGCAGACAACACACCTGAAGAGGATAAATCCGCACCCAAAGCCATCGCAGCCGTATTCCATACCGGTAAAAGACAAAGCAAAATAGGACGCCCGACCAAAAAAGACAGAAGAAACATTGAAGGATTCCTCGGGGAAGCAGACGAAGATTGA
- a CDS encoding dipeptidase has product MQVWKEYQAQHKERFLEELLDLLRIPSVSADSRFNGDVQKCAEAVKQRLQEAGADNVEVCPTAGHPIVYGEKIIDPSLPTVLVYGHYDVQPADPLELWHSGPFEPVIKDGNIYARGSADDKGQFYMHVKAFETMNKTNTIPCNIKFMIEGEEEVGSANLGIFLEQNKEKLKADVVLISDTSMISLEDPSIDTGLRGLAYMEVEVTGPNRDLHSGVYGGAVANPATILAKMIASLHDENNHITIPGFYDKVQELTPEERADLNSAPFDEEAYKKDLGIADVWGEKGYSTIERTGIRPTLEVNGIWGGYIGEGSKTVLPSKAFAKISMRLVPNQDWHEISDLFAKHFEAIAPKSVTVKVNKHHGGSPYVTPTDSVAYKAAHKAIDTTFGKAPIPVRGGGSIPIVALFEKTLGLKTVLMGFGLDSDNLHSPNEKYGLANYYKGIETIPYFHQYFAEMSK; this is encoded by the coding sequence ATGCAAGTTTGGAAAGAATACCAGGCCCAACACAAAGAGCGTTTCCTGGAAGAATTGCTGGATCTGTTACGCATTCCGTCTGTGAGTGCTGATTCCCGCTTCAATGGTGACGTTCAGAAGTGCGCAGAAGCCGTAAAGCAACGCCTGCAGGAAGCTGGCGCGGATAACGTAGAAGTATGCCCGACCGCAGGACACCCTATCGTTTATGGAGAAAAGATCATAGATCCTTCTTTACCGACCGTACTGGTATATGGCCACTACGACGTACAACCTGCAGATCCGCTGGAACTGTGGCATAGCGGCCCGTTTGAGCCCGTTATCAAAGACGGTAACATATACGCCCGTGGCAGTGCGGACGACAAAGGACAGTTTTACATGCATGTAAAAGCCTTTGAAACCATGAACAAAACCAACACCATTCCCTGCAACATCAAATTTATGATCGAAGGGGAAGAAGAAGTAGGTTCTGCCAACCTGGGTATCTTCCTGGAACAAAACAAGGAAAAACTGAAAGCTGATGTAGTGCTCATCTCTGACACCTCCATGATCAGCCTGGAAGATCCATCCATCGATACCGGCCTCCGTGGCCTCGCCTACATGGAAGTGGAAGTAACTGGTCCTAACCGCGACCTCCACAGCGGCGTTTATGGCGGCGCAGTAGCCAACCCGGCCACTATCCTCGCCAAAATGATCGCTTCCCTGCACGACGAAAACAACCACATCACCATTCCCGGCTTCTATGATAAAGTACAGGAACTGACTCCTGAAGAAAGAGCAGACCTGAACTCAGCTCCCTTCGACGAGGAAGCCTACAAAAAAGACCTGGGTATCGCTGATGTATGGGGCGAAAAAGGATATAGCACCATCGAAAGAACCGGTATCCGTCCTACTTTGGAAGTAAACGGTATCTGGGGTGGTTACATCGGTGAAGGTTCTAAAACCGTATTGCCTTCCAAAGCTTTCGCAAAAATTTCCATGCGCCTCGTTCCCAACCAGGACTGGCATGAAATATCCGACCTGTTTGCCAAACACTTTGAAGCCATCGCTCCTAAGAGCGTGACTGTAAAAGTGAACAAACACCACGGCGGAAGCCCATATGTAACGCCAACTGACTCTGTGGCCTACAAAGCAGCCCACAAAGCTATTGACACTACCTTCGGTAAAGCTCCTATCCCCGTTCGCGGCGGCGGTAGTATTCCGATCGTAGCCCTGTTCGAAAAAACACTCGGCCTGAAAACAGTACTGATGGGATTTGGACTGGACAGTGACAACCTCCACTCTCCCAACGAAAAATATGGTCTGGCCAATTATTATAAAGGCATCGAGACCATCCCTTATTTCCACCAGTATTTTGCTGAGATGAGTAAATAA